From Geitlerinema sp. PCC 9228, a single genomic window includes:
- a CDS encoding phosphomannose isomerase type II C-terminal cupin domain: MTNSQEVPQNATAALESIAPTGVAATELRPWGSFSVLEEGKGYKIKRIEVKPGHRLSLQMHHHRSEHWIVVAGTAKVVCGEREELIFTNQSTYVPPCTSHRLENPGVIPLIIIEVQNGEYLGEDDIIRFQDDYSRTGEKASK, from the coding sequence ATGACCAACTCTCAAGAAGTACCTCAAAACGCCACAGCCGCGTTGGAATCAATTGCACCCACAGGCGTCGCAGCCACGGAACTGCGTCCTTGGGGGTCTTTTTCTGTTCTCGAAGAAGGCAAAGGCTATAAAATCAAAAGAATCGAGGTCAAACCCGGACATCGCCTCAGCCTGCAAATGCACCACCACCGCAGCGAACATTGGATTGTGGTAGCAGGAACGGCGAAGGTAGTTTGCGGGGAAAGAGAAGAGCTCATTTTTACCAACCAATCTACCTACGTTCCCCCGTGTACCTCTCACCGTTTGGAAAATCCTGGGGTCATTCCTTTGATTATTATTGAAGTCCAGAACGGGGAATATCTTGGGGAAGACGATATTATTCGCTTCCAGGATGACTATTCCCGAACCGGAGAAAAAGCTAGTAAGTAG
- a CDS encoding phosphodiester glycosidase family protein: protein MQGWYQLGGAIASAAATGLFALWLQGSQAQPPTHHAQKLGGLANMVPPAPTESSNLPQSGDRMTINGREVAAPWYRWRPEKDSSWRLGIRDVTFGKLFGGELRDTQNPDQQPIQWFAYEQTVETHLAQGSRYLDITQLAQDAGWHWWIEGKTLHVTTQEATVNAIRRGEHEWGIRWVLQFDRATPWQNQLVGRITAESQSQQKDPQGTQARPQHEWMVAVDTQFLNKELQKKATNLAQDSLMGIKVREGKLRLRLQTPLHCPPRIQTLGDPPRLVLDLGPTAMPERDMLWAPGIRWRQDWIQVGSDRLGVRWLEIDLKKETMAVKPIGQPHTQVGLSSLAELARQWQAYAAINGGFFNRNNYLPLGVVRRDGMWLSAPVLGRGAIGWNDEGDVKIAPLRFQETITTGTGRQFPVIFFNSGYVRAGIARYNRQWGKTYTPLTDGEILVIVRDHRVVKRHQADKAGEKAYQIPTDGYLLALRSFHSAASAFPVGIRVTSQRSPQPTDFNNYPHILGAGPILLRNGDQVLNASQESFSRNFAAGRAPRSVVGTTNSGKLLLAAIHYSCDRDGKAIAPNLETTAQIMQRIGAVDALNLDGGNSSTLYLGGRILNKSPRQTGRIHNGIGVFLENSPATPH, encoded by the coding sequence ATGCAAGGTTGGTACCAATTGGGAGGGGCGATCGCTTCGGCGGCAGCAACCGGTTTGTTTGCCCTGTGGTTGCAGGGAAGCCAAGCACAGCCACCAACCCACCATGCCCAAAAATTGGGAGGGCTCGCCAATATGGTGCCCCCAGCACCTACGGAAAGCAGCAACCTTCCCCAATCGGGCGATCGCATGACCATCAACGGCCGGGAAGTAGCCGCACCTTGGTATCGCTGGCGACCTGAAAAAGACAGTTCCTGGCGTTTGGGCATTCGCGATGTCACCTTTGGTAAGTTGTTCGGCGGCGAACTGCGAGACACCCAAAACCCCGACCAACAACCGATCCAGTGGTTTGCCTACGAACAGACTGTCGAAACCCATCTAGCCCAGGGTTCGCGCTATCTGGATATAACCCAACTCGCCCAAGACGCCGGTTGGCATTGGTGGATCGAAGGAAAAACCCTCCATGTAACTACCCAGGAAGCCACCGTCAACGCCATTCGCCGTGGGGAACACGAATGGGGGATTCGCTGGGTATTGCAGTTCGACCGCGCCACCCCTTGGCAAAACCAACTGGTGGGTCGCATCACCGCCGAAAGCCAATCGCAGCAAAAAGATCCTCAAGGAACTCAAGCACGTCCCCAACACGAGTGGATGGTAGCGGTGGATACCCAATTTTTAAACAAGGAATTACAAAAGAAAGCCACCAACCTTGCCCAAGATTCCCTGATGGGCATAAAAGTACGTGAGGGGAAGCTGCGCTTGCGCTTGCAAACTCCCTTACACTGCCCGCCTCGCATACAAACCTTGGGCGACCCGCCGCGTTTGGTTCTCGATTTGGGTCCAACAGCCATGCCAGAACGGGATATGTTGTGGGCCCCTGGGATACGTTGGCGGCAAGATTGGATACAGGTGGGCAGCGATCGCTTGGGCGTGCGCTGGTTGGAAATTGATTTAAAAAAGGAAACCATGGCTGTCAAACCCATCGGCCAGCCCCATACCCAAGTAGGTTTGAGTTCCCTAGCCGAGTTAGCCCGCCAGTGGCAAGCATATGCCGCCATCAACGGTGGATTTTTCAACCGCAACAATTATCTGCCTTTGGGGGTGGTGCGTCGGGATGGCATGTGGTTGTCAGCACCGGTTTTGGGTCGCGGTGCCATCGGTTGGAACGACGAAGGAGACGTAAAAATTGCTCCCCTGCGCTTTCAAGAAACCATTACCACCGGTACGGGGCGACAATTTCCGGTTATCTTTTTTAACAGTGGCTACGTGCGTGCTGGTATCGCTCGCTACAACCGCCAATGGGGAAAAACCTATACGCCGCTCACTGATGGGGAAATTCTCGTTATTGTACGCGACCATCGGGTGGTCAAACGCCACCAAGCCGATAAAGCTGGCGAAAAAGCCTATCAAATTCCTACAGATGGTTATTTGCTAGCGCTGCGGTCGTTTCACTCGGCCGCTTCTGCCTTTCCTGTCGGTATTCGCGTGACCAGCCAGCGATCGCCCCAACCAACGGATTTTAACAATTATCCCCATATTCTAGGCGCGGGTCCTATTTTGTTGCGCAACGGCGACCAGGTATTAAATGCTTCCCAGGAAAGCTTTAGCCGTAATTTTGCCGCCGGTAGGGCACCTCGTAGCGTTGTGGGGACCACCAATTCCGGTAAGTTGCTACTGGCTGCTATCCATTATTCCTGCGATCGCGACGGAAAAGCCATAGCCCCCAATTTGGAAACCACCGCCCAAATCATGCAACGGATCGGTGCTGTCGATGCTTTAAATTTAGATGGGGGGAACTCATCCACGTTGTATCTAGGCGGTCGGATTTTGAACAAATCTCCCAGACAAACGGGTAGAATCCACAACGGCATAGGCGTTTTTCTGGAAAATTCCCCAGCAACCCCTCATTAA
- a CDS encoding DUF4912 domain-containing protein: MAKERPPLEEMTLRQLRRVASELGISRYSRMRKAQLLTSIQQAQKQQTSLNNPPRVLEAQEEVEAAKFQVGQEDRSGGELSSVDEGLPELPDGYGESRIVLMPRDPQWAYAYWDVPREHREELRNQGGQQLALRLYDVTDITLESQTPHSVQEYPCDELAREWYLPIPVSDRDYAVEIGYRCADGRWLVLARSMTVRIPPVYPSDWVEDQFITVSFDEEIQGKTFANLVHPSERETAPANGAPASAIYDDIFARAQGAESQRVAGSVFGSMHQVPEQAISSYVFPSGVGMWAVPTMSGVSVSMSGVGMMSGVGMSGVGFSASAVPVKPRKFWLVADAELIVYGATEPDATVTIGGRPIKLNPDGTFRFQMSFQDGLIDYPIMAVAADGEQSRSIHMKFTRETPSRNTNTKEEAVETWFH, from the coding sequence ATGGCAAAAGAACGTCCACCCCTCGAAGAAATGACCTTGCGCCAGCTACGTCGCGTAGCCAGCGAACTGGGTATCTCTCGCTACAGTCGCATGCGCAAAGCGCAACTGCTCACGTCAATCCAACAAGCTCAAAAGCAGCAAACATCCTTAAACAATCCACCGCGTGTATTGGAGGCGCAGGAAGAAGTGGAAGCAGCCAAATTTCAAGTAGGTCAAGAAGATCGCAGCGGCGGCGAACTGTCCTCCGTAGACGAAGGATTGCCCGAACTCCCCGACGGATATGGAGAGAGCCGCATCGTCCTCATGCCTCGCGATCCCCAGTGGGCTTACGCTTATTGGGATGTTCCCAGAGAGCACAGAGAAGAACTACGCAATCAAGGGGGTCAGCAACTGGCCCTACGCTTGTACGATGTCACCGACATCACCCTCGAATCGCAAACGCCCCACAGCGTGCAAGAATATCCCTGCGACGAACTGGCGCGGGAATGGTACTTGCCGATTCCCGTAAGCGATCGCGACTATGCTGTAGAAATCGGCTACCGCTGTGCCGACGGTCGCTGGTTGGTTTTGGCGCGCTCCATGACCGTGCGCATTCCTCCAGTTTATCCTTCCGATTGGGTGGAAGACCAATTTATCACCGTTTCCTTTGACGAAGAAATTCAAGGTAAGACCTTCGCCAACTTGGTTCATCCCAGCGAAAGAGAAACTGCCCCTGCCAACGGCGCACCTGCCTCTGCCATTTACGACGATATTTTTGCACGCGCCCAGGGAGCCGAATCCCAGCGGGTTGCCGGTTCGGTATTTGGTTCCATGCACCAAGTTCCCGAACAAGCCATCAGCTCCTACGTTTTCCCCTCCGGCGTCGGCATGTGGGCAGTTCCCACCATGTCTGGCGTAAGCGTGAGTATGTCCGGTGTGGGTATGATGTCCGGTGTGGGCATGTCTGGCGTCGGATTTTCCGCTTCTGCCGTACCTGTCAAACCGCGCAAATTCTGGTTGGTGGCCGATGCCGAACTCATTGTCTACGGTGCCACCGAACCCGATGCTACGGTTACCATTGGCGGTCGTCCGATTAAGCTCAACCCCGATGGGACTTTCCGCTTTCAAATGTCCTTCCAAGACGGACTGATTGACTATCCGATTATGGCAGTAGCGGCGGATGGCGAACAAAGCCGCTCCATTCACATGAAATTTACTCGGGAAACGCCTTCCCGCAATACCAATACCAAAGAAGAAGCCGTGGAAACCTGGTTTCACTAA